The proteins below come from a single Molothrus ater isolate BHLD 08-10-18 breed brown headed cowbird chromosome 3, BPBGC_Mater_1.1, whole genome shotgun sequence genomic window:
- the LOC118685398 gene encoding b(0,+)-type amino acid transporter 1-like, producing MRERKATDPLRSSTDLTEGKEKLRLKQEVGLISSVSLIAGTMIGSGIFMSPEWVLHHMGNPASSLLIWAACGLLATFGALSYAELGTIIKESGGEYIYILRIFGSFPAFLFAYTSVILVRPAGLAAVCLSFAEYAIAPFYPGCSSPQVAIKCTAAACILILTIINCLNVRLATSVMNIFTAAKLLALLVIVVGGLVLLAKGQTQSFQNGFQGTTAGIGAVGVAFYQGLWSYDGWNNLNYVTEELKKPEVTLPRALMIAIPLVTCLYLLVNVSYLAAMTPSELLSSGAVAVTWGDKVLGSWAWLISLSVALSTFGSSNGTFFSGGRVCYIAAREGHMPDILSMAHVRRLTPSPALLFTSAMSLIMIISGSFTSIVNFFSFMAWLFYGMTISGLLYLKIKKPELPRSYKVPIIIPIIVLMAAVYLVLAPIIDQPQIEILYIVLFIFSGIIFYFPLVRFKYHPRFLQRVTLHLQLLLEVAPTTRDAN from the exons ATGAGGGAAAGGAAGGCAACAGATCCACTCCGTTCATCCACAGATCTGactgaagggaaggagaagttAAGACTGAAACAAGAGGTTGGCCTGATTAGCAGCGTGTCATTAATTGCAGGTACCATGATAGGCTCAGGGATCTTTATGTCCCCTGAGTGGGTACTACACCACATGGGGaaccctgccagcagcctgctgaTCTGGGCAGCATGTGGTCTCCTGGCCACGTTTGGAGCCTTGTCGTACGCTGAGCTTGGAACAATAATTAAAGAGTCTGGAGGAGAATACATTTACATTTTGAGGATTTTTGgttcctttcctgctttccttttcGCCTACACTTCTGTCATCCTGGTGAGACCAGCTGGTTTGGCAGCTGTCTGTCTGAGCTTTGCTGAGTACGCCATTGCGCCGTTCTACCCAGGATGCTCATCTCCGCAGGTTGCCATCAAATGTACAGCTGCCGCCTGCATCCTGATTTTAACTATCATCAACTGCCTCAACGTGAGGCTGGCAACATCTGTTATGAACATTTTTACAGCTGCCAAACTCTTGGCTTTGTTGGTGATCGTGGTGGGTGGGTTGGTGCTGCTTGCCAAGGGACAAACTCAGAGTTTTCAGAATGGTTTTCAAGGCACCACTGCAGGTATTGGGGCAGTTGGAGTGGCGTTTTACCAGGGGCTCTGGTCCTATGATGGATGGAACAACCTAAATTATGTAACTGAGGAACTGAAGAAGCCTGag GTGacccttcccagagctctgaTGATTGCCATTCCTTTGGTTACATGCCTGTATTTGCTGGTAAACGTGAGCTACCTGGCGGCCATGActccctctgagctgctgtcttcaggagctgtggctgtcacCTGGGG GGACAAAGTCCTGGGCAGCTGGGCGTGGCTCATCTCCTTGTCGGTGGCCCTGTCTACGTTTGGTTCCTCGAATGGGACGTTCTTCAGCGGAGGCCGTGTGTGCTACATTGCTGCCAGGGAGGGCCACATG ccAGACATCCTGTCCATGGCGCATGTGCGACGCCTCACACCCTCCCCTGCTCTACTGTTCACATCTGCCATGTCTTTAATAATGATAATATCAGGGAGCTTTACCAGCATTGTCAACTTCTTCAG tttTATGGCATGGCTTTTCTATGGAATGACTATTTCTGGGctcctttatttaaaaatcaagaaacCAGAACTGCCAAGATCTTACAAG GTCCCAATTATCATCCCCATAATTGTGCTGATGGCAGCTGTGTACCTGGTGTTAGCTCCCATCATTGATCAACCCCAAATAGAGATCCTTTACATCGTCCTGTTCATTTTCAGTGGcatcattttttatttcccactgGTTCGCTTCAAGTACCACCCTCGCTTCTTACAGAGAGTCACTTTGCACCTCCAGCTGTTGCTGGAAGTTGCTCCAACTACCAGGGATGCAAACTGA